The following proteins come from a genomic window of Anopheles ziemanni chromosome 3, idAnoZiCoDA_A2_x.2, whole genome shotgun sequence:
- the LOC131285408 gene encoding uncharacterized protein LOC131285408, with translation MRRFLISVVLLGSAVLLATARDIPLYDIPEEVPGVNGFATGCSLRLNGDLPLPQPLFLVPGTDQFRYPSTNSGILTLDAGETLELACSTGFQLYPMKTSIVVTCVIDGQFNYDSQMYGFWEFGCLVNWRSVARRTAQRCYNDATIVEIGFELGDRFPKILDVCHDEVTFDNHYLVHEFTPANAGFETGVARPGWIQGTGFFPGVTVNTLYTVNMQRETIATILNSQARADELVQTTNNGIYMARGHIAARADFVYATQQNATFWFLNTAPQWQNFNAGNWERIEASAKTFVASRNIRVRVYGGTYGVQTQADGNGDHHQIFLDFDPNGRTRLRAPKVYYKILHNEAQNSGIVLIGVNNVHISLEEIRRDYIFCTDVSSRIGWINWDRENLARGYSYACEVNEFNRVTGHLPHLNVASLLI, from the exons ATGAGGCGGTTTTTAATTTCCGTTGTGTTGCTCGGTTCGGCGGTTTTACTCGCGACGGCAAGGGATATCCCTCTGTATGACATTCCGGAGGAAGTTCCTGGGGTTAATGGTTTCg CCACTGGATGCTCTCTTCGTCTCAATGGAGATCTTCCACTGCCGCAGCCACTGTTCCTCGTCCCGGGCACAGACCAGTTCCGCTACCCGTCCACCAACAGCGGCATACTGACACTGGACGCCGGCGAAACGTTGGAACTTGCGTGCTCGACAGGGTTTCAGCTGTACCCGATGAAAACGTCCATCGTGGTGACGTGCGTTATCGATGGTCAGTTCAACTACGACAGCCAGATGTACGGTTTCTGGGAGTTCGGATGTTTGGTCAACTGGCGAAGCGTGGCCCGTCGTACGGCACAACGTTGCTACAACGATGCCACCATCGTGGAGATTGGCTTCGAGCTGGGCGACCGGTTCCCGAAGATTCTCGACGTCTGCCACGACGAGGTGACGTTCGACAATCACTACCTGGTGCACGAGTTCACCCCGGCCAATGCCGGTTTCGAGACTGGGGTGGCCCGTCCGGGCTGGATACAGGGCACCGGTTTCTTCCCGGGCGTAACGGTCAACACGCTGTACACGGTCAACATGCAGCGCGAAACTATTGCGACCATTCTAAACTCGCAAGCGCGAGCCGACGAGCTGGTGCAGACGACAAACAACGGTATCTATATGGCCCGGGGACACATTGCCGCACGGGCGGACTTTGTGTACGCGACGCAACAGAACGCCACCTTCTGGTTCCTGAACACGGCCCCACAGTGGCAAAACTTCAACGCCGGCAACTGGGAGCGTATTGAGGCGTCGGCGAAAACGTTCGTCGCCTCGCGGAACATCCGTGTGCGTGTTTACGGTGGAACTTACGGCGTACAAACGCAAGCCGATGGCAATGGAGACCACCATCAGATCTTCCTCGATTTTGATCCCAATGGACGTACGAGGCTGCGCGCCCCGAAGGTCTACTACAAAATCCTGCACAACGAGGCTCAGAACTCCGGGATCGTGCTGATCGGTGTCAACAACGTGCATATTTCCCTGGAGGAAATCCGCCGGGATTACATCTTCTGCACAGACGTGAGCAGCCGCATCGGATGGATCAATTGGGACAGGGAAAATTTGGCGCGAGGATATTCGTACGCATGTGAAGTGAACGAGTTCAACCGAGTGACTGGCCATCTGCCACACTTGAACGTAGCGAGTCTGTTGATCTGA